agagagagagagagagagagagagagagagagagagagagagagagagagagagagagaggaggggagtccCCCATTGTTGGGCTGGACAGCACCCTCTCTTCTCTGGAGCACCCTCTGATGGGGGAGCCCACTGACAATCACGCATTCTAATCTGATTATGCAAATGTCTACTTCAAAAAGCAATGCGCTGTAACCCTCACCCTGTGGTGGGAAGACAGAGCGagtaggaaggaaggaaggaaggaagaagggaaggagggaagggaaGGAGAGTAGACAGCAGGAATGTGGAGAGGGAGCTGCTGATGGTTGGAATCCTGAGAAAATTAAGCACAAGGGCAAAATTCACCATCAGGATCAATTTTGTTTGCGAGACCCTCACAGCAGCTTCTCACACGCGTCCTCTGCTCCGCCAGCGGAGGTCTGAGGACGGAGCAGCGCTCACTTAACACACTCTGAATGGCCACCAGCTCCCTCAGCAGGGCATTGAATTCACTATTCAAATGCGTATTGTTTTTCCAGACGCTCCTGAGTCCGGTGTCAAAAGGGAATCTACAATGTTAATGAGGGGCCTAAAGTACCCAGAGTTAAGACTTCAGACCTCCAAACAGTTGGACCTGACGTTTCCCCAAGAACAACGTGGGCGTCTGATTCCTAAAGGCACGGACCACAAAACCCCCGCCTCCTAAATATTCATGCAAAGCTGAGCGCCCTGGCCCGAGCAGATTTCTGAAATCAGCTGCTTCATTCTGCTGCACGATACATCTCTAAAAGGAAAACAGCATCCATGCTAACAGCACTGGACTTAAAGCAACACGATGCTAATTCTTTACCCTGAAAGAGCAGTTCCAGTGCTTGTTGGATGGTTCATGACttgttgaagagagaaaatgttcATGAGAACTGAGCCTCTTCACTCTTCACTCTTAGCTCTTCACCCTGTCGGTTCTTGCTCTACGTAACTTTGGTGAGTGGGTTCGAGAAGCGTGGAACTGACCGATAGTCGCAGTTTAAATTGTCCGAATCGGCTCCGGCAAGTTGAAGAGCGATgctgaaatgtatttaaagtcatttaaaaccagcgtttatctccaatattcatcCAGGAAATTTGAAGGATTCTTATTGgaatttggtggatttgttggTTTAGACAGCCAGGGATATCCATCGttcatttgtgtttcagttcagtgagcgATGCGACGCAGTCAGAATGAACGGCTTTGGTTGTTCTCTTCGTGAAAATCACTTGAAAAAAAGGAGCACGAAAGAGTCCATCGTCACCTGGGAACCAGGAACATCGGGAAGAATCGAAATCTTCTGCCAAAATATCTGGGACATGTTGAGATATATTCGTAGATAAGTGCAATGTCTGATCTGCTTGTATTTCTAGACCAAGGGTTAAATCATTAGAAGTCTCCAGGGAACCACTGACAAATTTCATGTTAATACTTCAAATAGTTTGAAAGTCATATTTCACAAAAGGTAAAAAGTTATGGGACTATAAAGGATCCATGTTAGTTTGTACATAAGTTCATGCCAATCCGTACTTGAGCCATGACCCTAAAGTAGGAATAAAGGTGAAGATACAGCTACTTTTGaattttgttcattttaatgATAATCTGTCTGCATTTTGAATGCTAACAGACCAACAATCTTTAACTTACAACATACACTCATTTCCCTTCTATGGAAGTGTTTTGATTAACACTTCAACAGTGTGCCGGGGAATTCTTCTGCAGGCACCCAATGCTTTCACAACTTCCTCATATTATGCAATTGTGTCCGAGCCCATTTAGCTGAAGTCATTATCCATTATTTCACAGCATCTCGTCCAGCTGACAGCAGGAGCCTGGTGTTCTGGAGTCTGTTCTGACTTTTTAACTCTATTTGTAGAGGTTATTCTTGATGTTGACCGCCACCTTTCACCTCGGACCATTTGTTTAAGGTGCGTCTGTTATCTAATGCATCAAGTGGAACTATGACCCAGACCCCAGCGTTGTGAAGTTAATAATTACCAAGGAGCACAATATAAAAAGGATCCGGCACAGCAGCTTTTCTTCGTGACACACAGCGACTATGGATCAGAGGCAGtgcctctttgtttgtgtgcttctgGCACTTTGTGCCACTCAGACGGCGAATGGAGGGAACATTCTGGTCTGGTACACTGAGGGAAGCCACTGGATTAACATGAAGCCTGTGCTGGAGGCTCTGCTCGACAGGGGACACCAGGTCACCGTCCTGGTTCCGAGCACGACTCTGTTCATGAACACCAGTATTTCTTCTCGCTTTCAGTACGAAAACTTCGAGGTATCCATCTCActgaaggagatggagacgCTTTTTGACAATTTTCTTCAATTCACCATGTATGAGATGGATCAAATTAACTCCTTGCAGATGTACATGAAGTTTATTGAGCTGATGGAGGTCAACCTGCAGTATACTTTGAAGTATTTGGACGGAGTGCTGAAATCAGACACCGtcatgaagaagctgaaggaaGGAAAGTATGACCTTCTCCTGGCTGACCCCGTCTACACCGGCAGTGACTTGACAGCAGAAATTTTGGGCATCCCTCTGGTTTTCTCTCTGCGCTTCAGCTTTGTGAATAACTGGGAGAGATACTGTGGTCAGCTACCGGCTCCACCGTCCTTTGTCCCCGCTGTTATGAGCAAACTGACAGACAAGATGGACTTCTCAGAGAGAGTGTGGAACTTTGCCTTCTATTTACTCAATGACATCATTTTGAACAACATTTATTGGAAAAAAGTAGATGCATATTACTCTGAAATCCAAGGTGAGCAGCTGAGTTATTTTAATTGGACCCTACTTTCCTCTGTATGTTTTAATTACTTTGACTTTGAAAATAAGCCGACACCTGAATGATTGATGATACTTTTGCATTGTGACAGGGAAACCAACCAGTGCCTGCCAGACAATGAGTAGAGCAGACTTCTGGTTGATTCGAACCTACTGGGATTTTGAATTCCCTCGTCCATTCCTCCCCAACTTCAAATACGTTGGTGGGATCCACTGCAGACCTGCTAAACCTTTGCCAGAGGTAGTTTTAATCTTAAATGACACCGCCAGAGTATTCCAATAACTCCGCTAAAAGGAGTACAGGAAGTTACTCTTGGTTGGAACTGGGATACTACAGCTGTTCTCTTCTTGCAGGATATGGAGGAATTTGTGCAGAGTTCAGGAGACGCTGGCATCGTGGTCTTCACTTTGGGATCCATGGTCAAGAACATCACTGCTGAGAAGGCGAACGTGATCGCCTCGGGCCTCGCTCAGATCCCACAAAAGGTCCAAATAGTATAGATTTAACTACCAACTATCAACTACCTGGAGAGGTGTAAATCACTCTGAAAGATTGAGATAAGATTTATTAAGTAACACACGATGGTTCGTGGTTAAAAGCGTGATTTGGCATTTTTAATGGTTGAATTCGGATATTGGGACTGGCCACAGGGAAAAGAGAactcaaaaagaaagaaaatttaAAACCTTTGGCGAGATTTTGTATTTCAGCTAAAGAAGTCAGGGTAATCGCCAAGGATCGACAATTTTCCAGCAAAACAAAATACTATATTTATACGATatgattattcattattataaaatatacacTGTATATTATGTAAAGATTTTCCTGTGTTCATCTTAACGTGTGTTTACAGGTGCTGTGGAGATACAGTGGAGAAAAACCAGAGACTCTTGGTGATAACACCAGATTATATGACTGGATCCCTCAGAACGACCTGCTCGGTAAGAACCTTcatgacttttactttttaaagaaaGATGCTATCCACCACGCTGTGCGACATAGCCTTAAAAAGTATCCTCCTTTTCGCGTTGACTTATTTGTGCGAGGCAGACTTTTCAAGACTGACTGCGCTCAAAACTAAATATCGCAACCGCGCACAGATCGAGGATGACCTGAGGATATGTTTGTCAAACATTGCCCCAAGATTTGAGGAACTTAGCAAGGCAAAGCAGGCTCGTTTTAAAGATCATAAGAGGcccataataataacagtatccTAATGATGCAATAATAACACTTTATAATAATTGGTCGATTatcattaattataataataataacataatgatggtgataataatgattattattataataagaaaGCTTGAAGGCTCACATAGCTGCTAATATTAATAGCCTACtcgggtggctgtggctgaggggtagagtggtcgtcctccaacctgaaggtcggcagttcgatccctaGTCTGAGCCAtctacatgccgaagtgtccttgggcaagatgctgaaccccaaatggccccccatagaataactaagtgctgtgaatagatgcactgtatgaatgtgtgtgtgaatgtgtgaatgtagaactgtactgtaaagcgctttgagtggtcatcaagactagaaaagcgctatataaatacaaagccatttaccattaccattaaccctaaccctaaccctaaccctaaccctaaccctactactactgatcataatcataataataataataacaataataataataaatagtaataataattgtcTGTATGGGCCTAACAATAACAATAGACTAACCTTGATATGTCAGGCCTATCAATAACAAtatgctatctatctatctatctatataaatatatatatatggttgtGTAGTTGAGGGCGGCAGGGGGGtcccaactacccctaaccagctttgggggggcccatcttgcaaaagtttgagaacccctggttTAGACTATCCGTTGTCACTTTCCCAGTGTGAACCCAAAACATACACTGAGCTCATAAAGCTCAGATTAATCAGGTGCGACAGACATTGTTCAGTGGACTTGGACCAACAAGGGCAAAGTGGAGAAAAGGTGCACAAAGGTAACTTCAGAACATAATCAGTGTTGCTGCCAGCTTCCTCTCACGTGTCTTTATTAGGCTGGCTACCTTCCAACTGGGCAAAGGGGGCAGTAGCCCAGGGGCCCCAGGCCCTCAGGTGCCCCAAAGGCTTtggttgttttattcatttgtcgacataattttatttatggttAATTTGTTGTAAAGGTTCTGAAGGAGAACATTAACAAATCCTTGTCTTgtagagcaggggttttcaactggttttgtccaaGGGACCACCATTCGGACTACAAAATAATTCGTGGCCCACTTATGTGCCTGCGCGCGCgtgcctacatgtgtgtgtgtttgcgtgcatgcatgtggatagaaggaagttttaaaatttggttttccatgtttgttttatttaaaaacctcaatcaaatctagaaaaatatgtgtaaaaaaaagaaaaaggttgattttcagtgcttaagaattgaaaacaaaattaaaatgcagtttgtagttgtactgcatctcagaaccatatgtacgtcaatatataacgttcatgacttaaatgttcagacatgtagctgacatgttgagagaacgttaaagtaacggtgatcaataacattCAACATAagctggggctacaactgaagagtaagatgacaaagtaatgcagaatatgtcacaaatgataatcatacaatatcataCAAATGTGACAATTGTGGCGTGCTTAGGCCTGTTTTAACCTTCTATTCATTCTGTCGGGAGAACTACTACTGGATAGACGTAAGTCTTAGAGCTCTccaaagaaattgtttctcaaccactGAACGTGggaaagttgactgttattgcaattaattgttttggcaattatgccaatttatttgtcttattaaaaactatcagtttttcgctcttttgttttatttaatattttcattattaattctgcccttttgtcCTTCTTTTTTGgcaaataaaaattcccatcatacaaactacatctccaagacctgagagtttttctacctagctcaaccgctcttctacagttacctttaacacgcatgcacaggggaaaactagtggcagtttctagccccaagccggtttcaaggttcccctcatcacctttattaattttagacatatttttcttattttaaatatatttttcaggaACTTCAAGAGTAATCCgtatgtgttgaaatatcaaagcgaatttcgcagaccccctgcaatgccgtcgcggaccaccaaggggccgcggacccctggttgaaaaccccttttGTAGAGGGATTTTACAAAGCAGGTtttaagatttttttgtttttatttagctaatttattttcattgtcCATTAATCCAGCaattattttattgataaaaATATCGAAATAGTTGAAAAAGTGCCATCAGTCTCCCCCATAGCACAAATGTATATCTTTGATGTCTGACGATCCGTCAAAAACTCGTTCAGAGTAatgctttgttttgatttatattttccaCTTGATTTTCCCTCTCCAAAAAAAgacatatataatataagttAGTTGTTAATTATTACAATATTTGTAAGAAATGTCTATTCAGCTTTTTAAGGTTTCAACCTTTCTATGTCAAGTATATTGAGATATATACTATGATTTGGCTCCTTACGAATAAAATTGAATGTGGCTTCATGTAGTAAATGAGTATAGCTACTTTTGAGTAATTTTAAGGGGAAATGTACATTGTGCAAAAGGTTGGAAAAACCGAGGCATGTTTCATGATCTTCGGCTTCTTTCTCAGGTCATCACAAGACCAGAGCCTTCATCACCCACGGTGGCACAAATGGGATTTATGAGGCAATCTACCACGGTGTTCCCATGGTGGGCATCCCCTTGTTCGGTGACCAACCAGACAACATGGCCCACATGAAGGCCAAGGGAGCTGCAGTTATCATGGATTTAAACTTCATGAAGCCTGAGGACCTGAGAGCTGCGATCAATACTGTTATCAAAGAGAAATCGTAAGTTTCCTTATCTTCTCTTAGTCGGTTCTAGGCTTTTAAAGAAGGTACTTGGTCATTTCCTGATCAGGGTTTCCACCAAGTCAAACTTAAGACTTTAAAGCTTCTTATAATGTTCAAACCACATGATTTGGAAAAAATAATTGAgtgacaaaacaataaaatgtgcaTTACCTCCCCATGTTCATCCAGGTACAAGGAGAGTGCCATGCGGCTGTCCAGTATCCACCATGACAGACCCACCAGTCCCCTAGATGAGGCCTTGTTCTGGATCGAGTTCACCATGAGAAACAACGGGGCCAAGCACTTGAGGGTCCAGGCCCATGAGCTGACCTGGTACCAGTACCACTCCCTGGACGTCCTGGCCTTCCTCCTCGCAGTCGTCCTGCTCATCACACTCCTCTTCATCGGGACCTGGCGTTTCTGCTTTAGGATGTGCTGTGGCAGGAGAGGCAAGAAAAAGACTGAGTGATGGACTTTAAGATTTGAAATGCAGTCTGCAAAGAAGTGACGGGTGAAACAAGGACAGTTCTCAGGTTTTCATGTTGAGTCTGAGGTACGTTGTTTacccaaaatatcctggatgtgCGTTTGTGATTAGTGATCCTCAACTTCTGACATAACTAAGACTATAAATGTCATGTAAAAAGTAGATTGACTGCACTCTTGAATAAAGATCGGAAAAAGCTCCATATGCTCAGTATTCAACTGAAACTTTTGAGGTCATTTGTAGTGAAAGAGGAGAAATAATCCACTACATTGACAAAGACCACAAATTTACTATCTTCAacaagagcacatttctcctttGCTCCCTCATGTCTCATCAGTAATTAGTGGAACTGCTCAAAGGTGAGTTTTAATTTGCATAGCTCCTCCCTTTTATTTGTTGACGCCATTTTGCCATCAAAGGCTTGATGGTCATTGGCTGGTAAAAGATTggggacacacaaaaacaaaaacaaatatgcaCACAAGGGATTTGTTCTGTGCCTTTACTTAGATATTATTATGATTACAAATGCTCTCAGTGCTTCAGGTTTTCTCGGCCCACTACAGCATcatcaaaaatatttatatcacacATGGGCGGAAATTCAGACTTTGACATCCAGGATACTGTTATCAACATAGATCATGTGATATAATCAAACTAACTACGGTTTGGAGctgagacactggccagagaagagaacacttggaatacgttgcttgtttgatCTACAGTCGTGTGtgatgaatcatgggtaacctagtgcgaagtcgagttaGTTGGTTTAGGTTAGCCTACAGCacggacattttacgggcatTGAGCAACGGCATGGTGCaggcattcgatttagacagcatctctcctgaggagaaggaaaacattccgtaacgttttagccagacctcagataatattatATCGGACTGGTAattaggtttatgttctgtttgactgctctgtgtttgttatgactt
The genomic region above belongs to Pleuronectes platessa chromosome 4, fPlePla1.1, whole genome shotgun sequence and contains:
- the LOC128438886 gene encoding UDP-glucuronosyltransferase 2A2, with translation MDQRQCLFVCVLLALCATQTANGGNILVWYTEGSHWINMKPVLEALLDRGHQVTVLVPSTTLFMNTSISSRFQYENFEVSISLKEMETLFDNFLQFTMYEMDQINSLQMYMKFIELMEVNLQYTLKYLDGVLKSDTVMKKLKEGKYDLLLADPVYTGSDLTAEILGIPLVFSLRFSFVNNWERYCGQLPAPPSFVPAVMSKLTDKMDFSERVWNFAFYLLNDIILNNIYWKKVDAYYSEIQGKPTSACQTMSRADFWLIRTYWDFEFPRPFLPNFKYVGGIHCRPAKPLPEDMEEFVQSSGDAGIVVFTLGSMVKNITAEKANVIASGLAQIPQKVLWRYSGEKPETLGDNTRLYDWIPQNDLLGHHKTRAFITHGGTNGIYEAIYHGVPMVGIPLFGDQPDNMAHMKAKGAAVIMDLNFMKPEDLRAAINTVIKEKSYKESAMRLSSIHHDRPTSPLDEALFWIEFTMRNNGAKHLRVQAHELTWYQYHSLDVLAFLLAVVLLITLLFIGTWRFCFRMCCGRRGKKKTE